GTCATATATTCAATTTGGTGCTCAAGTTTTTACAACTTTCATTATAGTCCTTATATTTTTAATCTGCTCTAATTTTGGTCATTGACATCGTATCACTTATGAAAAACACTATTTGTAAACTAGTAGTTCGGTCCATTAACTCTGTAGGTGTTTTTTGTTAGTGGGATGATGACAATGACCAAAATGATAacaagtttaaaaatatattgaccAAAATGAAAGTTGTGAAAACTTgcaaaacaaattgaaaatataacaaaaaagtaaggaccaaaaaaatgtttttgccTAAAACATAACATGTTAAGTAAGGAAAAAtaacaatacaaataaaatctagaatGAACTTACAAAAAgctacttaatattttttatacaaataaaatctagaattttactacaaaaaaaacTACTTAATAAGAGTAGTAAATCTgacttgaaaatatttatatttaagaaTTGGATATTAACTTGACAagtaatgtttagtatttttatctacaatatAGTAAACCTAATTTAACTTTATTATATAAACATACATTATGAAATTGAAAGTCAATAAaaggtttaaattttaaattttaaattttataatgtaCTCCATGAACGgctggtttgattttttttttttttttaattttagaataaagACTTGGATTTCAATGTTGTAAAGTGACCAAATTGGCCAGAACAATATGAGATATATTTGATGACACATCTTCCATCCAAATAGTTAAAGAAGAGGAGAGGATAGAACATCTAGCTAAGGAATGAGCTATTGCATTTCCTTGAACATGggaaaaattaatatattgaaCCATGAAACTAATTGTTTAgcataaaaaatcaattgaccCTATGAGGCCAACGATGGATCATCGCTGCTGAGAGCTTTGATgataacaaaaaaatcaccCTCCAAAATAATTCGATTGAACCCTAACTCAATAGGAAGCTCAATAGCTCGTCGTGCAACTAGAGCTTCAACTTGAGCTAACACTAGTCCTTTGGAATTACAAACAACAGCCCCTAGGTAAAGGTCAAAAGATGGTCGAACCAAAAATAGGTAGATACTCCTATCTATTAagcaaacttaaaaaaaaataaaaaataaaaaataaagaataaaggaTGGGTATGAATTTGTGTCTAATTTTAATATGTCCAgcaaacacaacaaatttttaaatgttttagtTCTTAACTTTTATTATGCGTGTTAATTTGAtccttaatattttaaatatgttaatttttcattaatctTTTGGTGTAATATCAAAATAGttaatagataaaaaatactaatatgaCCGcagctaaaataaaatattatttttatgtcacataaaataaaggtaaaggttaagaatatataatttaccCTTATTATGATTGAAATTCTTCTGTTTTATTTACAAAGTTGTgggaaaaagtaaagaaagccATAGGCCCAATAAGGCCGAAACCCATAACATTACCTTTACCTTCCCTCCAAAAagagtccaaaaaaaaaaagagacagagaAATCGAAACCATTTCCcctaaaaaatctttttctcttcgtttaattctctctctctcagagagtgagaaattgaatttttagGGCACAACATGGAGATCATGAACTCCGAAACCGAAAAACCGAGCAGTGATGATAGTAGTAGTACTAGCAACGGTCAAAGTCAAAGAAGGGTAGGAATTCTCTACGACGAGCGTATGTGTAAGCACTCTACACCCGACGGCGATCACCACCCCGAAAACCCTAATCGGATTCGCGCTATCTGGAACAAGCTTCAAATTGCTCGCATTCcccaaaggtttttttttttatttctttttttcaatttttttcaattttgaaattgagCTTGAGCTTTGAGCTTTGAGATTGTGGTTGAGAtttgctctgtttttcttatCTATTTTCAGGTGTGTGGTTTTGAACGCGAAAGAAGCAGAGGACAGGTTCATTTTGAATGTTCACTCCAAAAAACACGTTGATCTGATCAAGAATATAAGCTCAAAACAGTTTGATTCACGAAGAAACAAGATCGCTGcgaaattcaattcaatttatttcAATGAAGGTTCATCTGAATCCGCTTACCTCGCTGCCGGCTCTGTTGTTGATGTAATATCTCAGTCCAATTCTATTTCTACTGCAAATATTAGCAACTCAATTTTAGTGTCAGAAGTTCggtggaaaatgttttccattttctggtgtttggtacGCTGGAAAATGTAAGTCAGCTGAAAATAAGCTCAGTATAgcagaaaatgtttttttttttttggaaagtcaAATACTTCACAAACAAATTCCACACCAGAAATGTTTCGAGCTCATTTTTCAAGGTCCCAATCACACACAGGAAAATGTTTTCTGGAAAATGagtaattttctagaaattaaCATTTTCGGTTGAAATCAACAGAGCTTGggaataatatttttgtttcaattattatttataaatgaagGCTGTTAATGATTTTGTTAAATAGGTCGCGGAGAGAGTTGCGAAAGGAGAGTTGAATTCTGCTTTTGCTATCGTTAGGCCTCCGGGACATCATGCTGAACACAATGAAGCAATGGGATTTTGTCTGCACAACAATGTGGCTATCGCGACGAGTTTTCTTTTGAATGAAAGAGTGAGGACCAAGTTTGAAGCATATCAGCAATTGATTGATTCTGCTGTGTTTTGATGTATGTGTATAGAgaaatgtggtttttttttccctgtttaaGTATCTTTTTTATACGTGACAGCCGGAGTTGGGAATCAAGAAGATTTTGATCGTTGATTGGGATGTACATCATGGTAATGGTACTCAAAAGATGTTCTGGAAGGATTCCCGTGTTCTATTCTTCTCCGTTCACAGGTTCATAGGAAATTTTCGAGTTAATAAGTCTTAGTTGatcatttgaaattttcaacATGGTAGTATATTTAAAAGTTTGAACATTGGATtccttgaatatatatatatatatatatatatatcggtCAAATTTGTATGGTATTCATTAAATTGTTTTCttggaaaaattaattttgatatgaAGTGGATTATTGTTCTTGTGAGTGACTTGTCAAGTACTATAACAAGTTCTAGCCCATATAAGTTAGTTGATATTCTGTTACTACTGTTTGTTCCTAGTCATGGTGACTATTTAGAGTTGTCCTTACAGGCACGAGTTTGGCACTTTCTATCCTGCTAACGATGATGGTTTCTATACTATGATTGGAGAAGGACCTGGTGCAGGATATAATATAAATGTCCCTTGGGAGAACGGTCGTTGTGGAGATGCAGACTATCTTGCAGTTTGGGACCATATATTAATTCCTGTTGCCAAGGAATTTGATCCCGACATAATTATAATATCTGCAGGATTTGATGCAGGTTTGGTAGTTTTAACTGTGATTCCTCTCATTACTCCTACTCATCATTGATTACCTAATAAACAGGCATTTAGAAGCAATTTATCTtctataaagaaaatattagatATAACTATATAAAGAAATCAGTTCTGTTCCATGAAGCCTTTCAATGGCCATCTAATCAGAGTTAGTTTCAAACTAAATGAAAAACtttcataccttttttttttttttttggggggggggggggggttcaaAGTCAAATCAAAGTGATGtagatttaacaaaaaaattgtacatcATGATGGTTAATGTTAGTCCATGTAAAAAAACAATGCAATTTTGAGATAACTCTATGTAATCAGAAAGTATATTGACCGCTTCATGTCAGTAGGAAAAATTATCAAGGTAGTAATTACCTCACTAGGATCTCATCAATTTTTGTACTGTGAGAAAGGGATGTAGAACTGACAATTGTGTCCATAATTATTATTCTCATAACTGAGAACGCAAGTTGCCATTGCTTAAGTTATAATATGTACCTCAAGTCAGTAAGAGGCAAGAAGATGCCTCGCGTAGAACTTCTTATTGTTCACAATTCTAGCCTTAAAATATAGATTAGGGACCCAAGCAAGCATTGGCAGTTGGCATGAATGTGATTTTAGTACCTTAAATATTAGTAAAacattttgacttttcaatttCTGATACCGCTGGATTTCATTCATCCTGATTCTCCTTTGAAAGTGTTTTGTTCAATTCATAACTTTATAGTCTGTGCAATTAAAACCAGATGTGGTTGAAAGAATGTAAGGGTGAGACCAAACAGCTAGGAGCCAGTGTTGGCCCAAGTTTGGGCTCCAATTGCGCTTTCTTGCTTATGAACACggagaaaaaaaagggtccTGATGAGTTCTATTCAGACAAATTAGGACAATAGGATTCTTTCTTTCTGGCAGATAGAtatcatttttgtaattttcacaCAATTGATAAGATGCGTATTGTTCCCTATGCATCTACTATGGTGAgatatctgttttttttttttttttttttttggcattagaaattttctttgtatGGAAACTCTCTGAGTGTTTGtagtatttgtttttaataataatattctgaaaaaaattctttcaaattaTTACTTGGAACAGCTGTTGGTGATCCTTTAGGGGGTTGTCGTGTCACACCATATGGGTACTCAGTTATGTTGAAAAAGGTTAGCATTCAATTTGTTCATATTCTACATTAATGTTATTTTCATCATAATCTCCTTCAGTGAATGAAGATTAATTGTGCCATTTTGTTATATACAGATGTTATCTTAAATTGTATGATTTACCGTACACCCCAATTATGTCAGTAATGTTGGTCACTTTAGTTTTAGCACATACCATAAGTAATTCTTTTGCAGGTGAAGCTTAGAAGAATACCTTTGTGCTTCTATGTATTTTTTGTGTTtcctatataatatattttttattttcttttttcagctGATGAATTTTGCCCAAGGTAAGATTGTGTTGGCATTAGAAGGAGGATACAATCTTGACTCTATAGCGAATTCAGCACTTGCATGCATGCAAGTTTTATTAGAAAACATGCCTATCAATGGATCTTCAGAGGCCTACCCTTTTGAGTCCACATGGCGCATAATACAAGCGGTAAAATAACATTGGTTACTCCATTTGTTTCCTTAGTTTTTAGGGGAGGGAAGTGGGTGAGAATTGAGGACTAATTTGTTTCTAACTTCTCTGCTAGGTTATCCAAACCTCTCCTTATATCAATCTTTGCTGCATTCTGTTCTTTACTAGTCAACTGTatctgagattttttttatttaactaaggCATATATAATCTTTTATACAGGTTCGGCAGGAACTAAAAGTCTTTTGGCCAACACTTGCAGATGAATTACCAACCACGTTAATTAGTCAAACAGCTCCAGTTCCAGTAatgtttcttctctttttagttGTTGACGTAATTTCATCTTTATCTCATCAAACTTGTGATAGTGAATATAACTTGTATGCAGaggattttgtttttaaaacaatatttacTTGGTAATTGTTGAATTCTTGAGGTGGAATATGACTGGAAAGTTCGATGATCATTAAATATTCACTATTGCACAGCTGAAgcattaaattatttgattaattaatgtAGAGAAGATATGCATCTATCTCCTATTGTGCTTAATTCATTTATTGCCCAATTCATGTTCAAATAGAAGGGAAACATAAGGAAAGCATCATTTTTATAAGCTCTTTGAAATTAGATTTCTGGGAAAACTTTATTTTAAACCCTATTCTATGGCTTATGGGGTGTAACAAATCAAACcctatagttttaaaattaacaagttAAACCCTAGAGTTCTaaaatgtaacaaattaaacattagagtttaaaaaaacaaaaaattaaaccttGAATCTGTATTAAACCcccaaaaaattcatttaaatggGTTGAGGTTTAATTATTTACTGTTTGAAAACCccaaggtttaatttgttacttttgaaaGTGTAcagtttaatttattactttttaaaatttctaggtttaatttgttaatttggaactacatggtttaatttgttacacccATAAACCATAGGGATTAAAATGTAAGTGTCCCTTAGATTATTGTTTGGTTTGAACAAAAAGAACTGTGTACAAGTATGTTTGATGTATTTTTAGTCATtcaaaatgctttatttttggagaaagaaTTACCATTAGAATATCATAC
The Quercus lobata isolate SW786 chromosome 10, ValleyOak3.0 Primary Assembly, whole genome shotgun sequence DNA segment above includes these coding regions:
- the LOC115963779 gene encoding histone deacetylase 5 isoform X2 — its product is MEIMNSETEKPSSDDSSSTSNGQSQRRVGILYDERMCKHSTPDGDHHPENPNRIRAIWNKLQIARIPQRCVVLNAKEAEDRFILNVHSKKHVDLIKNISSKQFDSRRNKIAAKFNSIYFNEGSSESAYLAAGSVVDVAERVAKGELNSAFAIVRPPGHHAEHNEAMGFCLHNNVAIATSFLLNERPELGIKKILIVDWDVHHGNGTQKMFWKDSRVLFFSVHRHEFGTFYPANDDGFYTMIGEGPGAGYNINVPWENGRCGDADYLAVWDHILIPVAKEFDPDIIIISAGFDAAVGDPLGGCRVTPYGYSVMLKKLMNFAQGKIVLALEGGYNLDSIANSALACMQVLLENMPINGSSEAYPFESTWRIIQAVRQELKVFWPTLADELPTTLISQTAPVPNLVFLSSDSEVEDDNGAQASEDLEEVLQGIIQPLSNLKVDEDHQDKNNNAYSPWRSELSKIDVWYASFGSNMWKPRFLCYVEGGQVEGMQRPCTGSFDKTPPKEVLWRTYPHRLFFGRESTSSWGPGGVAFLNPERKIQDKAYLCLYRITCDICDVARAVQ
- the LOC115963779 gene encoding histone deacetylase 5 isoform X1 → MEIMNSETEKPSSDDSSSTSNGQSQRRVGILYDERMCKHSTPDGDHHPENPNRIRAIWNKLQIARIPQRCVVLNAKEAEDRFILNVHSKKHVDLIKNISSKQFDSRRNKIAAKFNSIYFNEGSSESAYLAAGSVVDVAERVAKGELNSAFAIVRPPGHHAEHNEAMGFCLHNNVAIATSFLLNERPELGIKKILIVDWDVHHGNGTQKMFWKDSRVLFFSVHRHEFGTFYPANDDGFYTMIGEGPGAGYNINVPWENGRCGDADYLAVWDHILIPVAKEFDPDIIIISAGFDAAVGDPLGGCRVTPYGYSVMLKKLMNFAQGKIVLALEGGYNLDSIANSALACMQVLLENMPINGSSEAYPFESTWRIIQAVRQELKVFWPTLADELPTTLISQTAPVPNLVFLSSDSEVEDDNGAQASEDLEEVLQGIIQPLSNLKVDEDHQDKNNNAYSPWRSELSKIDVWYASFGSNMWKPRFLCYVEGGQVEGMQRPCTGSFDKTPPKEVLWRTYPHRLFFGRESTSSWGPGGVAFLNPERKIQDKAYLCLYRITLEQFNDILHQENISSYSMTSPLFDLDYLISVASNESNSLELQMGGWYSNVVYLGKEEDIPILTMTCMNSDMESFKSGKLPIVAPGKAYMNTLVRGLVEGGQLSVEEAMAYIQEATKKPL